A single region of the Solwaraspora sp. WMMD791 genome encodes:
- the rimM gene encoding ribosome maturation factor RimM (Essential for efficient processing of 16S rRNA): protein MLIVGRIGRPHGIRGEVTVEVRTDEPEIRFAVGSVLTTDSTAVRPAPPAAAPSSGADGASPDGAVRFEVPSRLTIESVRWHQGRPLVQFAGVGDRDVAEALRGVLLCVDSAEVDDPDDPDEFRDHQLVGLTAVAPDGQTLGQVTRIDHAPASDLLVLRRPDGRSALVPFVRSIVPEVDLPGGRVVVDAPAGLFDL from the coding sequence CTGCTGATCGTCGGCCGGATCGGCCGTCCGCACGGTATCCGTGGCGAGGTCACCGTCGAGGTGCGTACCGACGAGCCGGAGATCCGCTTCGCCGTCGGATCGGTGTTGACCACCGATTCGACGGCGGTGCGGCCCGCACCGCCGGCTGCGGCTCCGTCGTCGGGCGCTGACGGGGCGTCGCCGGACGGGGCGGTCCGGTTCGAGGTGCCCAGCCGGCTCACCATCGAGTCGGTGCGCTGGCACCAGGGCCGGCCGCTGGTGCAGTTCGCCGGGGTCGGTGACCGCGACGTCGCCGAGGCGCTGCGGGGTGTCCTGCTCTGCGTCGACAGTGCCGAGGTCGACGATCCGGACGATCCGGACGAATTCCGCGACCACCAGCTGGTCGGGCTGACGGCGGTCGCGCCGGACGGCCAGACCCTGGGGCAGGTGACCCGGATCGACCACGCTCCCGCGTCCGACCTGCTGGTCCTGCGTCGGCCGGACGGCCGGTCCGCGCTGGTGCCGTTCGTCCGGTCCATCGTGCCGGAGGTGGACCTGCCCGGCGGCCGGGTCGTCGTCGACGCCCCGGCTGGTCTGTTCGACCTGTGA